The sequence below is a genomic window from Acidobacteriota bacterium.
GGCCGAAGAGCCGCCAAAGACCAAGCCGGCGGCGGCGGCCAAGGCCGAGCCTCCCAAGGTGCGCCAGATCAAACGCGCCAAGGTCACCGCCGACCCTGGTGGTGTGCGCGCCCCCTCCGGCCCCAGCCAGCCTGCCCGCACCGCTCGTGGCCGAGGCCGCGGACGAGGTGGCAGCTTCGGTGGTGGCGGACAGCGCCGCCGCCGCTCAGACCGCAGCCGTCAGCCGGCACCGGCGCCGGTGGTGGAAAAGCTCACCTTCAAGGAGAGCGCGCCGGAAGGCCCGGTGATGATCTCCGAGGGCATGACCGTCCGCGAGTTCGCCGAGAAGCTCGGCGTCAAGTCGAAGGACCTGATCAAAGCCCTCTTCGCCCGTGGCGTCATGGCCAATATCAACAACGTCCTGGAAGCCGAGCTGGCGGAGAAGATCGCCGAGGATCTGGGCGTCGAGACCATGGTCGTGAGCTTCGAGGAGGAAGTGCAGCTGACCGAGGAGCTGGAGATGGAAGGATCCGGCGACGAGGGCGAGAAGGTCGCCCGCGCTCCGGTGGTCACCATCATGGGTCACGTCGACCACGGCAAAACCTCTCTCCTCGACGCCATCCGCTCCTCGCGGGTGATCGAGGGTGAGCACGGTGGCATCACCCAGCACATCGGCGCCTACGGTGTCGACGTCCACGGCCAGAAGGTCGTCTTCCTCGACACCCCCGGTCACGAGGCCTTCACCATGATGCGCGCCCGCGGCGCCAAGGTCACGGACATCGTGGTGCTGGTGGTGGCCGCCGACGACGGCGTCATGCCCCAGACCATCGAGGCCATCGACCACGCCCGCGCCGCCAACGTGCCGATCATCGTGGCGGTCAACAAGATCGACAAGGCCAACGCCAACCCCGATCGGGTCAAGAAAGAGCTGGCGGATCACAACCTGCTGGTCGAGGATTGGGGCGGCGACACCGTCTCGGTGCACATCTCGGCGCTCAAGAAGGAAGGCATCCAGGAGCTCCTGGAGATGATCCTGCTGCAAGCCGATATCCTCGAGCTCAAGGCTCGCCCGGAGGTCGCTGCCCAGGGCGTCGTGCTGGAGGCCCGCAAGGAAGTGGGCCGCGGCACCATCGGCACCGTGCTGGTGCAAAACGGCACCCTGCAGGTGGGAGACTCCTTCGTCAGCGGCAAGACCTGGGGCCGCATCCGCGCCATGTCCGACGACCTGGGCCAGCGCCTCGAAGAAGCGGGCCCGGCGACGCCGGTGGAGGTCACCGGCTTCAACGACGTGCCCCATGCTGGTGACACCTTCCAGGTGCTGGAGGAAGAGTCCAAGGCTCGCAGCATCGCGGAATTCCGCGCCAACGAGGAGCGCCAGCGCTCCCTCAGCCCGACCCAGGGCCGTATTTCCCTGGATCAGCTCTTCACCAAGATCGAGACCGGCGAGATCAAAGAGCTACCGGTGGTGCTCAAGGCCGATGTCCAAGGTTCCGTCGAGGTACTCAAGGACGCAGTGCAGAAGCTCGCCACCGACGAAGTCAAGGTGCGCACCCTCCTCGCCGGCGTCGGTGCCATCACCACCAACGACGTCCAGCTGGCCCTGGCCTCCGGCGGTATCGTCATCGGCTTCAACGTCCGTCCGGAGCGCAACGCCTCCGACCTGGCGGAAAAAGAAGAGGTGGAGATTCGCCTCTACACCGTCATCTACGAGCTCATCGACGAGCTTCGCAAGGCCATGGCCGGCC
It includes:
- the infB gene encoding translation initiation factor IF-2; protein product: AEEPPKTKPAAAAKAEPPKVRQIKRAKVTADPGGVRAPSGPSQPARTARGRGRGRGGSFGGGGQRRRRSDRSRQPAPAPVVEKLTFKESAPEGPVMISEGMTVREFAEKLGVKSKDLIKALFARGVMANINNVLEAELAEKIAEDLGVETMVVSFEEEVQLTEELEMEGSGDEGEKVARAPVVTIMGHVDHGKTSLLDAIRSSRVIEGEHGGITQHIGAYGVDVHGQKVVFLDTPGHEAFTMMRARGAKVTDIVVLVVAADDGVMPQTIEAIDHARAANVPIIVAVNKIDKANANPDRVKKELADHNLLVEDWGGDTVSVHISALKKEGIQELLEMILLQADILELKARPEVAAQGVVLEARKEVGRGTIGTVLVQNGTLQVGDSFVSGKTWGRIRAMSDDLGQRLEEAGPATPVEVTGFNDVPHAGDTFQVLEEESKARSIAEFRANEERQRSLSPTQGRISLDQLFTKIETGEIKELPVVLKADVQGSVEVLKDAVQKLATDEVKVRTLLAGVGAITTNDVQLALASGGIVIGFNVRPERNASDLAEKEEVEIRLYTVIYELIDELRKAMAGLLEPTFQEVQLGRAEVRETFKVPKSGTIAGCHVVEGVIQRNASVRLLRDNVVVHEGKIGSLRRFKDDASEVRSGFDCGIRLERFQDVKPGDIIEAFAKEEVAQTL